The Vanessa atalanta chromosome 6, ilVanAtal1.2, whole genome shotgun sequence region TTgccgaaaataaaattgtattcaataacaataattacagcTCAAATGAATTTAAGCACTGTTTCCCAAGGGTCGTCATGGCGGACCACGCGATCAAATTCGTCACGTCGGCGACCTCGGCAACATCAAGGCTGAAGAAGGAGAAACACTCAAGGTCAAAATCGTGGACCACTTGATTTCTTTAGCTGGCCCACGCTCAGTGGTTGGCAGGTCGATCGCCATATCAAAGAGTGAAGATGATTACGGCCGAGCGGGCACGGAGGACAGCGCTCTGACTGGCACTTCTGGGCCAGCTATTGCTTGCGGAATTATTGGCTATTTAAACTAATCCATACAACAATTctaaataccaatatttttttttattattttgtataaattagtaaatagtttttatacattaaaaaaaaaaaacaataaattaaaattagatagaTATGATTACtttctatttcatttattgttttaaggaATTATCATGTATATATCTGATATTAATGTTACTTTGgatacacattttattaaaaaaataaataaaaacccatattttttactga contains the following coding sequences:
- the LOC125064695 gene encoding superoxide dismutase [Cu-Zn]-like, whose translation is MRLRTYVPQPAPGLRAIAQLQPDEESGVGGELIFTQILPNGPVTIEGNVTGLSPGLHGLHVHQAGSIKDNCKEIGPHFIAYYGRHGGPRDQIRHVGDLGNIKAEEGETLKVKIVDHLISLAGPRSVVGRSIAISKSEDDYGRAGTEDSALTGTSGPAIACGIIGYLN